The Caulobacter sp. FWC2 region CGGCTTCCAGCAACTTCGTCGGATTGATCGGCTTGCCCAGGTGGTCGTCCATGCCCGCCGCCAGGCAGGTGGCGATCTGTTCGGGCAGGACGTTGGCTGTCATGGCCACGATCGGGGTGGCCGCGCCGCGCGCGCCCTCCATGGCCCGGATCTCGCGCGTGGCGGTCAGGCCGTCCATGACCGGCATCTGAACGTCCATGAGCACCAGGTCGAATTGGCCCTGGCGCATGGCCTCGACCCCGGCGACGCCGTCATTGGCGGTCTCAACCTCGACGCCGAACGGCTCCAGCATGGCTTTGACCAATTCGCGGTTGACCGCGTTGTCCTCGACCAGCAGCAGGCGCACGCCCGCCTCGCCGTCCAGCGGCGGAGCGGCGTCCGCCTCGGGCGCGGCGAGTTCGGCCAGCGGCCCTCGGACTTCGAACCAGAAGGTCGAGCCCTGCCCTTCGACGCTGTCGACGCCGATCTGGCCGTCCATCCGCTCGACGATCCGGCGCGAGATGGCCAGACCCAGGCCCGTGCCGCCGAACCGCCGCGAGACGGCCGCGTCGGCTTGCGAGAAGCGATCGAAGATGTTGTCCAGATGCTCGGGCGCGATGCCGATGCCCGTGTCGGTCACCGCGCCGCGCAGGATCGCCGCGCCGTCCTCGACCTTCTGGCTCAGCGCAACCGTAATTTCGCCATGGGCCGTGAACTTCACGGCGTTGGACAGGAAGTTCAGCAGCACCTGCGACAGGCGCGGCCCGTCCAGGTTCATGGGCTTGAGACCTCTGCCCGTCTTGACCTTGATAACCAGACCCTTGGCGACGGCCCGCTCCTCGACCAGGGCCGCGCAGGACGAAGCCATGGCAGCCGGGTCGAACGGCGCGGGGTCCAGCTCGAGCCCGCCGGCCTCCAGCCGCGAGAAGTCCAGCACGTCGTTGACGACGCTGAGCAGCGTATTGCTGGCGTCGAGGATATGGCCGACCTGGCGGGCGGCGGTCTGGTTCAGGCCGCGCGAGCGGCGCAGCACCTCGGCGAAGCCGATGATGGCGGTCAGAGGCGTGCGCAGCTCGTGGGTCATGTTGGCCAGGAAGTCGGACTTGGCCGCCGACGCCGTCTCGGCCAGTTCCAGCGCCTTGGCGATGTCCAGTTCCAGCCGCTTGCGCTCGGTGATGTCGCGGGAGGTGACCAGCAGGATCCCGGATCCGTCGCCGAGCAGCGAGTAGGCGCTCTCCAGCCAGATCGACGACCCGTCCTTGCGCGTGCACTCATAGTCGGCCGTAGCGGGCGGACCGCCGGGCGTCAGGCCGCCGATCAGCTTCTGGACGCTGTCGAAAGCGGCCTTGCTGACCATGGCCTGGGGCGGCAGAGCCATGAACTCTTCCAGCGTGTAGCCCGTGATCCGCTGGATACTGGGCGAGCTATAGACCCGCTCGCCCGTCGGGGACCACAGGGCCACGTGGTCGGTCAGGTTGTCGCCCAGCAGGCGGTAGAGGCTTTCGGCCTTCTCGGCTTCAGCCCGGCGACGGTCCGCCTCCTCGATGGCCTTCTGCCGGGCGTCGAGACTGGCGGACAGGTCGTCGCGCAACCGTTCCAGCCTCAGGCGCTGACGGGTCATCCAGTAGGCCAGCGGCGTGGCGACAACCAATGAGACCAACAGGGTCGTGAACGGCGTATAGACCTCGGGCGCCTTCAGCAGCAGGATGTTGACGACGTAGTCCACCGCCATGGCGGCGCCCACGATGAGGGCGACCGTCGGCGCGGTTTTGAAAATCCGGTCTTTCCAGACGGCCGGGCTGATAACGCGCTCCTAGTGCTGGCTTGAATCACGTTGGATGCCGCCAGAATTAGGAAAGATCGCGCGTCTCCGCTAGCCGCGTCGACTATTCGAACGACGAAAGTTCGAATGAAACCCGAGATTTAGCGCCCCGAAGCCTTGGCCACGTCGTTGAGGTTCTTCTCCAGCGCCAGGCTGGCCTGGATGACCGTCGCGACCGATCGCTTGAAGAAGTCCTGGGGCACGGTCGCGAAATCGTCCGTGGGCTTATGATATTCGGGATGGTCCTCGACGCCGAAATAGACCCAGGGAACGCCCTTCTCGCCGAAGGCGTAGTGGTCCGACTGGTTGGTCCAGTTGTTCTGCTTGCCGTCGGCGTCGGTGTCGTGGCCCAGCTTCAGGGTGACCGGCGCGGTCGCGGCGACCTTGACCAGGATCGGCTTCAGGAACGGAAACGGCGAAGCGCCCGAGACATAGAGCTCGTTCTTGGCGTTCTTGCTCAGCATGTCGAAATTGACGTCGAGCGCGATGCTCTCCAGCGGAACCGGCGGGGCGGCGGCGAAGGCCTTGGCCCCGCGCAGACCGCTCTCCTCGGCGTCGACCACCGCGAAGATCACGTCGTGCCTGGGCGGCTTGGCCTTGAAGGCCTCGGCGACGGCCAACAGGCCCGCCACGCCCGAGGCGTTGTCATCCGCGCCGTTGTAGATCTCGCCATTGCGGACGCCCAGGTGATCATAGTGGGCCGAGACGACCATGGCCTTGCCCGGCTTGGTCCCCTTGATGCGGGCCACCAGGTTGGTCCCCTGGACCTTGGTCCCGTCGCGCTTGGCGAACTCGAAGGACTGCTCGAATTTGTCGCCGATCGGCGAGAGACCGATCTGCGCGAACCGCGACAGGATGTAGGCCCGCGCCTTTTCCGAACCCGGCGTGCCAGGCGCGCGCCCCTGCATATCATCAGCCGACAGGGTGCGGATGTCATCGACAGCCTTGTCTCCGGGGCCGGCGAAGGCCGGCGCGGAGGTGGCGACGGAAAGAACAGCGGCGGCGGCGAAGATCGCCAGCAAGCGAGAAAGACGGATCATGGCGCCTACATGCCGTGCGCGACGCGGCGAATTCAATTAAATCTCGGTCATATCGCCGTGGACCCTGGTGACCAACGCTGTCAGCTTAGGCGCGTTGTTAAGGAATCCCGGCCACATAAGCCCTTCAGAGACCGGAGCCTTCCCAGTGCCCATGTCCCATGCCGAACTCGAGGCCCGCCTCACCACGGCCTTCCCCGATTCCGAGATCGTGCTGACCGACCTGGCCGGCGACAACGACCATTGGAAGGCCCGCATCGTCTCGCCCGCCTTCGCCGGCCTGAACCGCGTGCGTCAGCACCAGCTGGTCAACAAGGCCCTGGCCGACGTCCTGGGCGGGACCCTGCACGCCCTGGCCCTCGAAACCGCCGCCCCCGCCGAATAGGAGCAAACGCGTGCGCTATCGGCCCTTCGGCGCCACGGGCATGGCGGTTTCGGCGCTGACCCTGCGTCTGGCCGACAGCTCGCGCCTCCGGGCCAGCGAGTGGCGCGCCCTGATCTTCACAGCGCTGGAAAACGGCATCAACAGCTTCCAGGTCGAGGGCGACTCGCCTGAGCTGCTCAAGGGCGCCGCGGAGGCCTTCGCCAGCGTCGAGCGGCGGCTGCTGTTCCTGACCTGGCGCGTGCGCGGCGACGCGGCGGCCCTGGGCCAACAGGCCATCGACGGCCTGTTGAGCTCTGCGTTCGAGAGCCTGTCGCTCGACTATCTCGACCTTGTGCTGATCAACGATCCGCTGGCCCCCGCCCTGCCGTCCGCCTTCGAGGCCGGCCTGCGTACGCTGTTCGACAGCCATGCGCTTCACGGCGTGGGCGTCGCCAGTCGTGGCGACATCGACCCGCGCCTGCTCAAGAACGACATGGTCACCACCATCTCCTCGCCCTTCAATCTCTCGTCCGGTTGGGCCGTGCGTCACCGCATCCGCCACGCCTCGACCCACGACTTCGCCGTCATCGGCGAGGACTTCTGGCCCCAGGCGCTGCGCGAGGGCGGCGAGCTGGCGGGTCCGAAGCCGTCCCTGTGGCGACGCCGCTCTGACCCCCTGTCCGACATGGGCGGCTACGAGTTCCTGCACGCCACCCAGGGCTGGAGCGGCGAGGATATCTGCCTGGGCTACGCCCTGACCGAACCGTCCCTGTCGACCGTGCGCATCACCGCCGATACCCGCGCCGATGTCGAGCGCCTGGCCGCTGTGGTCGAGCGCGACCTGCCCAACGGCGTCTGCGCCCAGATCGAGATGGCCCGCTTCTCGGCCCAGGAACGCGAGAAGGCGGCCAATCGTACTTGATGGCCAAGGCGCTCTTGACCCTTCGGCTCGGGGCGCCTAGCTGAAAGCCTTGAGTTCCAGGACAATCCCGATGACCGACGTCGCCTCCTCCCCCGCCCTCGACTTCATCGCCAAGACCGTGGCCGAGAATCCGGTCGTGGTGTTCATGAAGGGCGTGCCGGACCAGCCGCGTTGCGGCTTCTCGTCGGTCGTCGTCCAGATCCTCGACCACCTCGGCGTCGAGTTCATCGGCGTCGACGTCCTGCAGGACGACGACCTGCGCCAGGGCGTCAAGACCTTCACCGACTGGCCGACCATCCCGCAGCTCTATGTGAAGGGCGAGTTCCTGGGCGGCAGCGACATCATCCGCGAGATGTTCCAGTCGGGCGAACTGAAGACCCTCTTCGTCGACCAGGGCCTCATCGCGACCTGATCCGCGCGTGAGCCGAGTCTTCGTCCCGCCTTCGGACGCCTATTCCCTTACCTTCGAGCCCAAGGCGTCGGACATCGACGCCAACGGCCACGTCAATAACGTGGTCTATCTGGGCTGGGCGCAGGACCTGGCCATCGCCCATTGGGAAGCTTGGGCGACCGAAGAGCAGCGTGCGCCCTGGAGCTGGATCGCGCGCCGTCACGAGATCGACTACCGCCGCGAACTGCTGCCGGGTGAGACCGCCACCGGCTACACCTGGGTCGGCGAGCTGAAGGGTCCGCGCTTCGAGCGCTATGTCCGCATCGACGGCCCGGACGGCGAGATGTGCGCCCAGAGCCGCACTGACTGGGTATTGATCGACATCGCCGCCAAGCGCCCCGCCCGCGTCCTGCCCTGGATGATCGAGCGCTTCACGCCGAAGGGGTGAGCACCTTGTTGGCGATGACGATGCGGTCGGCATGGGTCAGGCCCAGCTCGTCATAGGTGAACCGCAGTTCGACCGCGACCGACGGACCCTTGCAGGTCTCCAGCCGTCTCCGCGCGAACGCCACTACCGCATGACCGTCGTGGCGATCGACCCGAAACACGAAATCGGCCTTGGTCGCGCAGCCCTTCGAGGCGACGCGGACCGTCAGGGCGTCAGACCCGGCCTTCGCCGCCAGCAGCGGCTCCAGTTCCGGAAAGGCCTCGCCCGGCGCGGCGGCCAGCAGGACGGGCGTCGTCGCGCAACCGGCCAAAACCAGGGCCGCGCCGGCCAGCACCAAACCCCTGCGGGAAAGAACGAAGTTCATCGACCTCTGTACGAGCCGCCCAACTTGAGGTGAAGATCGCCCACCGCTGCCGACGTGACCAGCGTCTTTGGGGATCGTACCGTGCGTCTTCGTTCCGTTGTCCTGGCCGCGTCGCTGGCCGGCCTCATGACCACACCCGCCCACGCAGCGACCGACTACAGAAAGCTCGACGCCGAGATCGACCGTCTACTGACCATCAGCAAGGTCCCTGGCCTAGCCGTCGCCGTGATCGACAACGGCAAGGTCGCTCACGTGGTCGCCAAGGGCGTGCGCAACGCCAAGGGCGATCCGCTGACGACCGACACGATCATGTATGCGGCGTCGATCACCAAGCTGACCTTCGCCTACTACGTCCTGATGCTGGTCGACGACGGCAAGCTCGACCTGGACAAATCCATCGCCGAGTACCTGCCCAAACCGCTGCCCAACTATCCGAGATACGCCGATCTCGGGGTCGACGAGCGCTGGAAGACGATCACCCTCCGCCGTCTTCTGACCCACAGTTCGGGCTTGGCCGACCAGCGGTTCTACGATCCGGAGAACAAGTTCCGGTTCAATCTGGAGCCGGGCACGCGCTACGCCTATTCCAACGAAGGCATCAATCTCGCGCAATTCGTCATCGAGGAAAGCCTGGGTCTGAAGGTCGGCGACGAGATGAACCGCCGGATCTTCCAACCCTTGGGCATGACCCGCTCCAGCATGATCTGGCGCGACGATTTCAAGGCCAACCTGGCCGACGGCCTGCACGAGGACGGCAAGTGGGAGGAGCACGACGACCGCTCCAGTGTCAAAGCGGCCGGCTCGCTCGACACCACGATCAGCGACATGGCCAAGCTGACGGCGGCCCTGGTGTCGGGCTGGGGTCTGTCGGCCAAGACCCGCGCCGAGCTGGACAAGGCGAGCTTCCCGATCGTCAGCGAGAGCCAGTTCCCGCCGTTCCTGATCAGGGACAATCCCGCCAACGCCAAGATCGGCTTGGCCGCCGGCATCGGCGTGGTGGTCTATGACGGCCCGCAAGGCCACGCCTTCTACAAGGGCGGCCACAACGACATCACCGACAACCACTTGGGCTGCGTCGAGAAGGGCAAGCGCTGCGTCGTGCTGCTGAGCAACAGCGGCGTGGGACAACGCCTCTATCCGACCCTGGCCAAGATGGTGCTGGGCGACCTGGGAACGCCTTGGGCGTGGGAGTACAGCCGGCAGCTGCCGATCGCGCCTTAGCCCCAGGGACCTGTGTTCCGCCCCTGGCTAGGCGGGACGAGCGTCTGGACCGGCTCCGGACGCCGCGCTGCCGTCCCCTGCCCCACACCGAGACGCATCAGGGCCTCGACGCGGTTGCGGGTCGACGGGTGGGTCGAGAACAGGCTGTCCGCGCCTTTCCCGTTCAGCGGGTTGATGATGAACATGTGGGCCGTGGCCGGATTGCGCTCGGCCTCGTAGTTCACATAGCCGCCGCGGGCGTAGGCCTCGATCTTCTCCAGCGCGCGGGCCAGCGCCGCCGGGTCGCCGCCGATCTGCGCGCCGATGCGGTCAGCCTGGTACTCGCGAGACCGGCTGATGGCCATCTGCACCAGCATGGCGGCGATCGGGGCCAGGATGGCGATGGCGATCGCGCCGATCATGCCGCCCGGCCGCTCCTCGTCTCGCGAACCGCCGAAGAAGAACGCGAAATTGGCCAGGGCCGAGATCGCGCCGGCGATGGTCGCCGTCACGGTCATGGTCAGGGTGTCGCGGTTCTTCACGTGGGCCAGCTCGTGGGCCATCACGCCCCGGATCTCGTCGCGGGTCAGCAGGGACAGCAGGCCCGTGGTGGCGGCGACGGCGGCGTGGGCCGGGTCGCGGCCGGTGGCGAAGGCGTTGGGCTGGTCGCTCTGGATCACCGTCACGCGCGGACGGGGCAGGCCGGCCCTCTGCGCCATCTCCACCACGTCCGTCACATAGTGACGGATCAGCGGCTCGGGATGGCTCTCGTCGACCTCCTGCGCGCCATAGCTGCGCAGCACGATCTTGTCCGCGTTCCAGTACGAGAAGGCGTTCAAGGCCACGGCGAAGGCCAGGGCGATCAGCATTCCCGTGGGACCGCCGATCAGATAGCCGGCGCCCATGAACAGCGCGGTCAGGCCCGCCAGCAGCATGTAGGTCTTGAAGTGGTTCATCGGTCTATCGGGATCGTCAGTCGAAGATGTCGAACAGGTCGAAGCGCTTCTTTTTCTGACCGTTCTGGCCCGCGCGGCGATAACGATCGTCGTCATCGTCATCGTAGCGCTTGTGCTGATCGTGGTGGTGATCGGGGCGCGTATAGGGACGCGGCTCGTTGTAGATCGCCTGCGTCTCCTCGCGCTCCAAGCTCATAAGCTTTTCAAGTTCGCCCCGGTCCAGCCAGACGCCTCGGCAGCGCGGGCACATGTCGAACTCGACGCTGGCGCGCTGCACGGCCTGCATGGAGCCATCGCAGTTGGGGCACATCAGAAGGGGCATCAAGAAACCTCCGGTCCAAAAAGATGGAACGGGTGTCCTCGATGACAGGCGGCGCCTTTGGGGAGGGGGCGGTGGCAGCCGGACCCAGACATCGAGAACACCCGATGCGGTCCGACATCACGAGTGCTTGCATCACTCGCCAGAGGGGCCCGGTCCCGCTCCCTAAAGCTGGGATAGGGCCCGAGACGTTTCAAGACCCGGGAAGCCCTTAAGGGGCAACAAAAAAGGCCCCGGATCGCTCCGGAGCCTTTTCCGTATCTGTTCGGATCCGACGCTTACGAAGCGTAGAATTCGACGACCAGGTTCGGTTCCATCTTTACCGGATACGGAACTTCCGACAGTTCCGGAGCGCGGACGAACGTGGCCGACAGGCCCTTGGCGTCGACCGACACGTACTCGGCGAAGTCGCGCTCGTTCGAGGCGACGGCTTCGAGCACGAGCGCCATATTGCGCGACTTTTCGCGGACCGCGATCACGTCACCAGCCTTGCAGCGGTACGACGGAATGTTCACGCGCTTGCCGTTCACGGTCACGTGGCCGTGGTTCACGAACTGGCGGGCGGCGAACACGGTCGGCACGAACTTGGCGCGATAGACGATGGCGTCCAGGCGCGACTCGAGCAGCGAGATCAGGTTCTCCGAGGTGTTGCCCTTGCGGCGAGCAGCTTCCTCGTAGGTGCGCGAGAATTGCTTCTCGGTCAGGTTGCCGTAGTAGCCCTTCAGCTTTTGCTTGGCGCGCAGCTGCAGGCCGAAGTCCGAAACCTTCTGCTTGCGGCGTTGGCCGTGCTGGCCGGGGCCGTACGAGCGTTGGTTGACCGGGGACTTGGGACGGCCCCACAGGTTTTCACCCATGCGACGGTCGATCTTGTACTTGGCGCTATGGCGCTTGGACATAAGTCACTCTTCTATTCGATCCGTGCCGGCCCCTCGAACGAGGTGCGATCTCAACGGCGGCGTCGGGTCAATCCGTCATGCGTTTTTCGCGCCGGCCGGCGAGCCGGCGGCGTGAAGGCGCGGTTTATGCCGGAGGGGCCTATGCGAGTCAACTTCAGAGGCGTTCAGCGTGGAACGCCACGTGCTCGCCAATGAAGGTCGTGATGAAGAAGTAGCTGTGGTCGTAGCCCTCCTGGCGGCGCACCGTGACCTTGCGGCCGGCCTTCTCGGCGGCGGCTTCGATCAGTTCGGGCTTCAGCTGGTTTTCCAGGAAGCTGTCGGCCAGACCCTGGTCGATCAGTATGTCGTCGAAGGCCGCGCCGGCACCGTCCTCGATCAGCGCGCAGGCGTCGTGGGCGCGCCAGGCGGCGCGGTCCGGTCCCAAATAGGCGGTCATCGCCTTGTCGCCCCACGGGCAGTTCAGCGGCGAAACGATCGGCGAGAACGCGCTGACCGACTTGAAGAGGTCCGGATTGCGCAAGGCGAGGGTCAGCGCCCCGTGGCCGCCCATCGAGTGACCGAATATCCCCCGCCGCGCCGGGTCCAGTGGGAAGGCGCCGTCGACGGCCTCCAGCAGGTCCTTGGTGACGTAGGAATACATCTGGAAGTGCGGCGACCACGGGGCCTGGGTAGCGTCGACATAGAAGCCCGCCCCCTGCCCTAGGTCGTAGGCCGGATCGTCGGCCACACCCTCGCCACGCGGCGAGGTGTCCGGCGCCACGATCGCCACCCCGTGCTTGGCCGCATAGGCATAGACGCCCGACTTCACCGTGAAATTGTCCTCGGTGCAGGTCAGGCCCGACAGCCAGACGAGATACGGGAAAGGCCCCTGACCGTCGGGCATCCACACCGTGAACTTCATCGGCGTGCCGGTGCTGACGGACGCGTGCTTGCAATAGCGCAGGGTTCCGCCGTGGACGCGGTGGGTGCTGAGGGTCTCGACGGTCATGGACGTCTTCTCCCCCTTCCGCCTTGATGGGGGAAGGGTCGGGGATGGGGGTGAACAGCGGTGGCGGACGTCACTGAGGCCGCGCCTAATCCTGAAGCGGGGTCACCCCCACCCTGCCCCTCCCCCATCAAGGGGGAGGAAAACTTCGCCTAGAACGTCACCACGGTCCGGATGCTCTCGCCCGCGTGCATCAGGTCGAAGGCCTTGTTGATGTCTTCCAGCGGCAGGACGTGGGTGATCATCGGGTCGATCTGGATCTTGCCGTCCATGTACCAGTCGACGATCTTGGGCGTGTCGGTGCGGCCGCGCGCGCCGCCGAAGGCCGTGCCGCGCCAGACGCGGCCGGTGACCAGCTGGAACGGGCGGGTGGCGATCTCCTTGCCGGCCTCGGCCACGCCGATGATGATGCTCTCTCCCCAGCCGCGGTGGCAGGCTTCCAGCGCCTGGCGCATGACCGTGGTGTTGCCGGTGGCGTCGAAGGTGTAGTCGGCCCCGCCGTCGGTCAGGGCCACTAGGTGCTGGACGAGATCGCCGTCGATGGTCTTCGGATTGACGAAGTGGGTCATGCCGAACTTGCGGCCCCACGATTCACGGTCCGGGTTGAGATCGACGCCGACGATCATGTTGGCGCCGACCAGCTTCAGGCCCTGGATGACGTTCAGGCCGATGCCGCCCAGGCCGAACACGATGGCGTTGGCGCCCGGCTCGACCTTGGCGGTGTTGGTCACCGCGCCGACGCCCGTGGTCACGCCGCAGCCGCAGTAGCAGGCGGTTTTGAACGGCGCGTCGCGGCGGATCTTGGCCACCGCGATCTCGGGCAGCACCGTGTAGTTCGAGAAGGTCGAGCAGCCCATATAGTGGGCGATGGCCTGGCCCTTGTACGAAAAGCGGCTGGTGCCATCGGGCATCAGCCCCTTGCCCTGGGTGGCGCGGATGGCCGTGCAGAGGTTGGTCTTGCCGGAAAGGCAGCTTTTGCACTGGCGACATTCGGGCGTGTAGAGCGGGATCACGTGGTCGCCAACGGCCACGCTGGTGACGCCCGGCCCGACCTCGACCACCACGCCCGCGCCCTCGTGGCCCAGGATCGAGGGGAAGATGCCTTCACTGTCCAGGCCGTCCAGCGTGTAGGCGTCGGTGTGGCAGACGCCGGTCGCCTTGATCTCGACCATCACCTCACCGAACTTCGGCCCTTCCAGGTCGACTTCCACGATCTCCAGCGGCTTCTTGGCTTCGAAAGCGACGGCGGCGCGGGTTTTCATCGAGTTGGCCTCATGCAGATTCTGTCGGCCGCACCTTGGCCAAACCGAGCGCCCTGGTCGAGGCCCGTGTTGGGTTGCAAACGGACAGGACCTTCACAGGGATGTTAGTGACCCCGCCCGGCGCGGCCACTAGACTGACAGCGACCGTGAGGACTTCTGACTTGTATTCTATCGACAGCGACATCGCCGCGATCGGCAGGATCGACGTGGTCCCCAAGATCCTGGACGTGGTGTGCCGCACGACGGGCATGGGCTTCGCGGCCGTCGCCCGGGTGACCGGCGAGCGCTGGGTGGCCTGTGCGGTCAAGGACGACATCGCCTTTGGCTTGAAGCCCGGCGGCGAACTGGAACTAACCAGCACCATCTGCGACGAGATCCGCCTGAGCGGCGTCGCGGTCGTCATCGACCATGTGGCCGAGGATCCCGACTTTCGCGATCATCACACGCCGGCCCAGTACGGTTTCCAAAGCTATATCTCCACGCCGATCCGCTGCGACGGGCAGTTCTTCGGCACGCTATGCGCCATCGACCCGGATCCGGCGCGCCTGCGCACGCCCGAGATAATCGGCATGTTCGAGTTGTTCGCCGACATGATCGGCAGCCAGCTGGAAATCCAACAGCGGCTGGCGCGTAGCCAGGCCGCCCTGCTGGACGCCCAGGCCACCTCCGAGCTTCGCGACCAGTTCATCGCGGTGCTGGGCCATGACCTGCGCAATCCTTTGGCCGCGATCGATGGCGGCGTGCGGCTGCTGAACAAGACCCCGCTGAACGAGCGCGGAACCTGGGTAGTCGGCGAGATCACCAAGAGCGTCGCCCGCATGGCCGATCTGATCGACGACGTGCTGGACTTCGCGCGCGGTCGCCTCGGCGGCGGCATCGGGATCGAGCGCCGCGAGAACCTGGGTCTCGCCGAATCCCTCGAGGAAGTGGTCAACGAACTGCGGACGGGGAATCCGACCCGCGTTGTCATCAGCGACATCCGCCTCAGCCAGGCTCCGGCCGTCGACATCGGCCGGATCAATCAACTGCTGTCCAATCTTGTCGGCAACGCCCTGACCCACGGCGCTAAGGACCAGCCGGTGCGGATCGAGGCTCTCGACGAGGGTGGCGTGTTCCGCGTGTCGGTGGCCAATGGCGGTGCGCCGATTCCGGCGGATACCGCCCAGCGCCTGTTCCAGCCGTTCGTCCGTATCTCCTCGGCCCCGACCCAGGGCGGGCTGGGCCTGGGGCTCTACATCGCGTCCGAGATCGCCCGCGCCCACGGCGGGACCCTGACGGTGACGTCCGACGAGCACGAGACTCGCTTCACCTTCGCCATGCCAATCGCCGGAACCTGAGTCGCCGATCAGGCCTTGACCACCGCTGGCATCCTGAAGCGGCCGTCCAGCAGCTCGGCCTTGGGCAGATAGGCGCGCAGATAGAGGGCGAACGGCCCCGACTTCGGCGCCGGGAGCCAGTTGGCGCTCTTGTCGCCGCCGGGGTCGGTCCGGCCGATCCAGAGGTCGAGGGCACCATCGGCGTTTCGCTTCAGACCCGGCGTGCGATCGCCGATCGCGTAGCGCTTGATCGGGTTGTCGGTGAAGAAGAACTGGCCGTCGGCCGTGGCCTCGTACATCGACAGCGACCAGAAGCCGTCCAGCGGCAGCTGGGCCGGCAGGCTCAGGCGATAGGGGCCGTCGCCCGTGAAGGTCCCCGCCCCGTCGTCGCCGGCCGCCTTCAGATACATGGCCTCAGCCACGGGCAGCGCGCCCAGGCCCTGCAGGGCGACAATGGCGCGGTAGAGATAGTCCTGGCCGTAGT contains the following coding sequences:
- a CDS encoding S-(hydroxymethyl)glutathione dehydrogenase/class III alcohol dehydrogenase; amino-acid sequence: MKTRAAVAFEAKKPLEIVEVDLEGPKFGEVMVEIKATGVCHTDAYTLDGLDSEGIFPSILGHEGAGVVVEVGPGVTSVAVGDHVIPLYTPECRQCKSCLSGKTNLCTAIRATQGKGLMPDGTSRFSYKGQAIAHYMGCSTFSNYTVLPEIAVAKIRRDAPFKTACYCGCGVTTGVGAVTNTAKVEPGANAIVFGLGGIGLNVIQGLKLVGANMIVGVDLNPDRESWGRKFGMTHFVNPKTIDGDLVQHLVALTDGGADYTFDATGNTTVMRQALEACHRGWGESIIIGVAEAGKEIATRPFQLVTGRVWRGTAFGGARGRTDTPKIVDWYMDGKIQIDPMITHVLPLEDINKAFDLMHAGESIRTVVTF
- a CDS encoding GAF domain-containing sensor histidine kinase; this translates as MYSIDSDIAAIGRIDVVPKILDVVCRTTGMGFAAVARVTGERWVACAVKDDIAFGLKPGGELELTSTICDEIRLSGVAVVIDHVAEDPDFRDHHTPAQYGFQSYISTPIRCDGQFFGTLCAIDPDPARLRTPEIIGMFELFADMIGSQLEIQQRLARSQAALLDAQATSELRDQFIAVLGHDLRNPLAAIDGGVRLLNKTPLNERGTWVVGEITKSVARMADLIDDVLDFARGRLGGGIGIERRENLGLAESLEEVVNELRTGNPTRVVISDIRLSQAPAVDIGRINQLLSNLVGNALTHGAKDQPVRIEALDEGGVFRVSVANGGAPIPADTAQRLFQPFVRISSAPTQGGLGLGLYIASEIARAHGGTLTVTSDEHETRFTFAMPIAGT